The Pseudodesulfovibrio sp. JC047 genome contains the following window.
AATGGAAATGCACCCCATTCTTGTTGACTTGGATGGTCTTGCTGAGGCTATAAGTCTCAGTAAGAGTACGCTCCAACGATTCTACCGTGAGCTACCGCACGTCCGCATCCCATGTTCCCAAGGGGACGATGGACGCGGCGTCCTCTTTTCTGTAGAAGATGTCCGTACCTATTTGGTAAATAACCACGGAATCAATTATGGCAGTCAACACGTACAAAACGAAGAAAGGCGTTCGGTACCAAGCCGTTCTGTGCCTACGCGGTCAAAGAGTAGCGACCAAGTCAGGGTTCAAAACAAAAAGAACCGCAAAGCAATGGCTTCGGGACGAGGAGAAACAATGGGAATCGTCAGGCGGAAAGACGACAATCCCCATGGACTTCACATCACTCGCTAGTGACTATTTGTCTTGGGTAGAAGGACGACGCAAGCGCAACACCTATATTTATAAGCGCAGCACCATCAACCGGTTTCTTGATTTTTACCATGGTCGCCTCCCTGTCAATGAGATCACCCAAGAAATCATTGAAACGTACCTCCAAAACGAGATTGCGAAACGCACCGCAAAGGCGGTGAACAACGATCTTTTAGAACTCAGCATCCTTTTCAATTGGGCCGTAAAGCGTGGCCTGATGTCCAGTAATCCTAGCCGCCCTATCGAAAATTATGCCGCCGACGCATATGTTCGATATGTTCCCCCGGCCGAAGATATTTCTGCCGCCCGACTGGTAGCAAAACCGGAAGAACGCCGTATCTTCGACACCCTTTACTACACCGCAGCCAGACTCTCCGAAATCCTGGAACTAACCTGGGAAGACGTCAATTTCGACCACCAGGTCGTGCGTCTTTGGACGTCCAAACGAAAAGGCGGGAATCGGGAACCTCGGTACATCTCCATGCACAAAGAACTTCAAAAGACGCTTCAGGCTGCATGGGAAGCACGGGACAGACACAGCCCGTATGTCTTCACCAATCCCAAAGATGGCAAACAGTACACTCGGCACACGGAATTCATCCGCCTGCTTTTCAAACGTTTGTGCGAACGAGCCAAAATCAAAAAACCTTTCACGGCCCATTGCATCCGACACCACGTCGCTTCCCGTTTCGCAGATTCTCGCAAAGCGACACACCGCCAGATTCAACAATATCTTGGCCACATGAACCTGCGAACCACAGAAATCTATTTGCATGAAATGTCGGTAGACAGAGATATCGTCAAAGCCTTTGATGATCCTGACGAAAACGCCCAAGCAACGACCTCAAAATAATATGCAAAAAAATATGCAATTACCTTGCATGTTCTCCCTTTTTGAGCCGTCATCTTGCATATTATGCACACACAAACAGCCGAAAACCCTTACAAATAAGGGGCTAAGAGAAAACCGAACTCGACTCGAAATCGAGTTATGGGTCAAACCATACGTGGGTTCGAATCCCACCCTCTCCGCCAGCATTCTCAAGGGGTTACGTGTCAAAACGTAACCCCTTTTTTTGTGTCTTTTATGGGAAAATATGCAATTGGTCTAAAAAATTTTAATTTGTCCTCACACAGGCCTTTCTCGAAGGCCGTCTCAACATTAAACTCGTTGAACCGCCGAACCCGCGCCCGCCCGTCGGGCAGGAATTCGAGCGCGCCGTTGACCCCAACATTTCCAAATCTAACAAACCCTGCCCCGTGGACATTTTCTCACCAATATGGGCCAACATTTCCTCGGCAGCCTCACGTCGATGTGCCACCCTGTTAAAATTCAATCCATATTGTTGCCGAATGACGTCCAGATCATCCGGGCCGAAATGGTCAAATGCCGAATCCATAAATGTATTGAATGCCGCATCATTACCCACCAGCCCACGCAATCCATGATGCACACCCAGTTCATGAAGTCAGGTTAAATCGGCCTGTTCGACGGAATTCATGGCATCAACAACAAGGTATATGGTCTGCCCATCATGGACGCCGTGGACACCGCCAATCATTTCCCGTTGTCTGTACAAGGTCTTGATATGCTCCAGCAATTCAATAAAAGTATTGACAACCTTCAAAACAGCCACATTCTTTACACGGACTTGGAGAGTTTTGACAGCGGCTCTGACATTACTTAGCAATGATTTGCCATCTCGGTTCGAACGGTCTATATGTCAATGTATATCTTGACGAGTGGGAGCGTTCCCCGTATCCTCGGCAAGGT
Protein-coding sequences here:
- a CDS encoding site-specific integrase → MDFTSLASDYLSWVEGRRKRNTYIYKRSTINRFLDFYHGRLPVNEITQEIIETYLQNEIAKRTAKAVNNDLLELSILFNWAVKRGLMSSNPSRPIENYAADAYVRYVPPAEDISAARLVAKPEERRIFDTLYYTAARLSEILELTWEDVNFDHQVVRLWTSKRKGGNREPRYISMHKELQKTLQAAWEARDRHSPYVFTNPKDGKQYTRHTEFIRLLFKRLCERAKIKKPFTAHCIRHHVASRFADSRKATHRQIQQYLGHMNLRTTEIYLHEMSVDRDIVKAFDDPDENAQATTSK